Within the Maridesulfovibrio zosterae DSM 11974 genome, the region ATTTCAGTTGTGGAAGATTGTAAATCAGGCAACCCGAAAGGAGGATCAAGTCAGTTAAAGCTGATGTAAGCTGGTGGAGGTCATTATGACTCTCTTGAATGTACACATTGAAGACAATTATATTGTTATCGGTTCAAAGCGCAGAAAAATGTTGACTGAGCACGGGTGTAACGAACCTTTTAAAGACAGATTCTGGTGTCCGCGAAAAAAATGGTTTATGAAGGGCCCTTGTCCATTCATGAACAAGATTGAGTGCGGAAATTATAGACAAATGTGCGGATCTCTTTAGCAATAAAAACAGGCTGATATGTGTCAAAACCTGAATAGCTTGCAATTAAAATTTCATGAGTTTACCGTAATTAATAAATTTCAAAAATTACGGAGTTAAAATGAGTGATAGTCCAAATGTAGTTTTGGCCGACTGGCTCGATAGTGAAGCTTGTGAAATTCGTGAAATCGAGGGAAGGGCATATACAGTCCTTCACCATGATAATGATGAATCAGCATATAGAGAACTGATGCGTAGTAAGGCCTTGCGTCTTGCCTCTCTAGCTGAAAACGGTCTTCCACTGGCTGAAAGATTGGAGCTACATGAACGTGCCATGGTGGTTAAAAGGATGAAACGTTTTTCTACGTCAGCATCAACAGCATTAAATATTGGTAGTGTATTTTTTATGTCAGCACTTTTATATCCTGATGGGTATGAAGATGGACAAAAAAATGATCTTGAAATTTTTGCACAAAAAATAAGATCTTTAACTTAATTTCTGGTAATATACCAAAAGGTATTTAAAGATTTATGAACTATTCTTTTCTTATTTATCTAATAAAACGATTGCGAATAAAACATTGTTGGTATAGGAATTCTCGCTAGGTCAAAGGGAGGAGTGAGCAGTTGACCTGCTTACTTTTTTGATGCTGTGAAGGTGCATATGAATAGTGTAAAAGTTGGTAGCAATTCCGCTTTGCAAAAAAGCGTTGAAACTGAGAAAACTTTGAAAATTTTATTAGCTGAAGATTGTGAAAATAATGTTCTCTTAGTGCAGCTGTATCTGAAAAAATTTCCTTATACCATTGATGTTGCCGCGAATGGCAACATCGCGGTAGAAAAGTTTAAGGATGATAAGTATGATATAGTACTTATGGATATTGAAATGCCTTTTACGGATGGTTACGAAGCTACGGGACGTATCCGTACTTACGAAGAGAGTAATAATCTTGATAAGACTCCCATCATAGCTGTAACGGCCCATGCTTTGCCTGAAAATGAAAAGCAGGCTTATTCTGTAGGCTGTGACTATTTTTTAACCAAGCCGGTTAGAAAAGCCGACTTGGTTGATATCATACATAAGTATACACGAAATTGATTTTATAGATTGTTTACCACGTTTATTGGCGATCCATTTTGGAAAGCAGTTACGTTTTGAACAGCTATTGCACTAAGTCTCGAACGAGCTTCCAGAGTTGCCCATGCTATGTGCGGGGTGATGATCAGATTAGGTGCTCCTGCTAAAGGATTTCCCGGTAGCATAGGTTCATTTTCCACGACATCAAGAGCTGCTCCGGCAATAACTCTGTTTGTTAGGGCTTCGGCTAGGTCTTTTTCATTAATAAGCGGTCCGCGGGCCGTGTTGATAATAATTGCAGTTGATTTCATGCTGGAAATGAGCGCCTTGTCAATAAAACCTTTATTGTCGTCAGTAAGAGGGCAGTGTAGGGAAACGACATCTGATTCTCTGAAAAGTTCTTCCCTGCTGCAAAATTTGAACGGGCTGTAATCTGGAGTCGATTTAGGTCTCGGGGCATATGCCATGACTTCCATTCCAAAAGCATTAGCAATTATCCCCACTTTTTGACCGATATCTCCGAAACCGACAATTCCTATTTTTTTATCTTTCAGCTCAAAAAGTGCAGTTTTCCAGAAACAAAAATCATTTTGAGCGGCCCATTCCCCATTTTTGACTGCATGATCATGAAGGCTTACTTGGTTTGCAAAACCAAGAAGCATAGCAAAAACATGTTGGGCAACGGATGGCGGCGAATAAGACGGGATGTTTGAAACAGTGATACCGCATGCTGTCGCGGCATTTATATTTACAGCATTGTATCCTGTTGCAAGTACCACTATGTACTTTAAATTTGGAAGAGAACTTATGATATTCTCAGTTATTACTGTTTTATTAGTCATAATAATTTCAGCATTTATGGAACGCTCAACTATTTGATTCTGGTCTGTCCGGTCATAGACTGTAAGCTCGCCTAGTTTTTCAAGTTCCGTCCATGGATTATCACCAGGATTTACAGTGTATCCATCTAATATAGTTATCTTCATATTTATTCCTTCGTCCTGATTATTTTTAATAACTTTAAAGTTTAATCTTTGGAGTAGTATCTTTTTTTTCTCCACGTTTGGAGTGGCGATCAATTTCTGTGTCTACTTCTTTTTCAACCTTATCAGTACCGGGGTTATTGTGTTTTTTTTGGATCTGTCTTTTTTGAGCAGCAAGAACTAATTTACTGATTATTTTATCCTGTCCACGTTCAAGGTTTTGAAATTCACAGCCTACAAGTTTTTTGTTGTGGCGCATTATTTTCAGATGTAATTC harbors:
- a CDS encoding response regulator — encoded protein: MNSVKVGSNSALQKSVETEKTLKILLAEDCENNVLLVQLYLKKFPYTIDVAANGNIAVEKFKDDKYDIVLMDIEMPFTDGYEATGRIRTYEESNNLDKTPIIAVTAHALPENEKQAYSVGCDYFLTKPVRKADLVDIIHKYTRN
- a CDS encoding D-2-hydroxyacid dehydrogenase, which encodes MKITILDGYTVNPGDNPWTELEKLGELTVYDRTDQNQIVERSINAEIIMTNKTVITENIISSLPNLKYIVVLATGYNAVNINAATACGITVSNIPSYSPPSVAQHVFAMLLGFANQVSLHDHAVKNGEWAAQNDFCFWKTALFELKDKKIGIVGFGDIGQKVGIIANAFGMEVMAYAPRPKSTPDYSPFKFCSREELFRESDVVSLHCPLTDDNKGFIDKALISSMKSTAIIINTARGPLINEKDLAEALTNRVIAGAALDVVENEPMLPGNPLAGAPNLIITPHIAWATLEARSRLSAIAVQNVTAFQNGSPINVVNNL